A window of the Paenibacillus woosongensis genome harbors these coding sequences:
- a CDS encoding IS3 family transposase (programmed frameshift): MTKKYDKEFKMQTVRLIQEEGKSVAQVAREMGLHENTIYRWMAEFKQDGSQAFPGSGQLKPEDKAVRDLQKRIRDLEEENDILKKGHALLRQRPALIYSFIYDHRFECRIAKLCETLEVSRSGYYKWTKRKESKREKRRKKLERRIRRIFLDSRRLYGSPKIHKVLQKQGTKVSEKTVARIMKELGLVSRTVKKYKATTNSKHNFTVFDNELNQQFQVLAPNKTWVTDITYVPTDEGWLYLASVMDLYSRKIVGFHMDERMTKDLVLKALERAYMQQGKPQGILHHSDRGSQYASHDYKARLKEYSMKGSMSRKGNCYDNACIESFHSVIKKELIYLEKFKTREQARKRIFEYITCFYNGKRIHSSIGYHTPNQYERLYRFAS; this comes from the exons ATGACAAAAAAGTATGACAAAGAATTTAAAATGCAGACTGTTCGACTCATTCAAGAAGAAGGAAAATCGGTGGCACAGGTAGCTCGCGAAATGGGCTTGCACGAGAATACGATCTACCGGTGGATGGCCGAGTTTAAACAAGACGGCAGCCAAGCCTTCCCCGGCAGTGGCCAACTTAAGCCGGAAGATAAGGCTGTGCGTGACCTCCAGAAACGAATCCGTGATCTGGAAGAGGAGAACGATATCCTAAAAAAGG GCCATGCACTACTTCGCCAAAGACCGGCGCTGATCTATTCATTCATCTATGATCATCGCTTCGAGTGCCGTATCGCGAAGTTGTGCGAAACCCTGGAAGTATCCAGAAGCGGTTATTATAAGTGGACCAAACGTAAAGAGAGTAAACGCGAGAAGCGTCGGAAGAAGCTGGAGCGGCGTATACGACGGATCTTTCTAGATAGCCGTCGTCTCTACGGAAGCCCGAAAATCCACAAGGTACTCCAAAAGCAAGGAACCAAGGTGTCTGAGAAGACCGTAGCTCGAATCATGAAGGAGCTGGGCCTTGTGTCCCGGACCGTAAAGAAGTACAAGGCTACCACGAACTCTAAACACAACTTTACGGTGTTTGATAATGAGTTGAATCAGCAGTTTCAGGTACTCGCTCCCAATAAGACCTGGGTTACTGACATCACGTATGTGCCAACCGATGAAGGCTGGTTGTATCTCGCAAGCGTCATGGACCTGTACAGCCGCAAAATCGTTGGGTTTCATATGGACGAGCGCATGACCAAGGATCTCGTGTTAAAAGCCTTAGAGCGCGCCTACATGCAACAAGGAAAGCCGCAAGGCATCCTGCATCACTCTGATCGCGGCAGCCAGTATGCTTCCCACGACTATAAAGCCCGGTTAAAGGAATATAGCATGAAGGGCAGCATGAGCCGCAAAGGAAATTGTTATGATAATGCGTGCATCGAGTCTTTTCACAGTGTAATCAAGAAGGAACTGATCTACCTGGAGAAGTTCAAAACGCGAGAGCAGGCTCGAAAGCGCATTTTCGAATATATTACATGCTTCTACAATGGAAAAAGGATCCACTCATCCATAGGGTATCACACACCCAATCAATACGAACGTTTGTACCGTTTTGCATCGTAA
- a CDS encoding IS256 family transposase, with the protein MAQYQITVDSQLLQQLFLGNSQDSGVAKLLESVLNQVLQAQVTEQVEADRYERSEDRQGYRNGTYPHQLHTRVGTITLSVPRIRGGKFTTELFMRYQRSEQALILAMMEMVINGVSTRKVSQVTEELCGTEFSKSTVSDLCKRLDPIVTAWNNRPLSDSRFPFVLVDALYLKVREDGRVRSRGVMLGIGVNTDGQREVLGLMLGDTESEESWTEFFSWLKQRGLRGVDLIVSDDHGGLVRSIRQQLQGVAWQRCQTHFMRNVLDASPKALKEEIHGHVRAILEAPDPDTARMLLNQTISAYGDKAPKAMRTLEAGFDDATAVLSLPEKYRKRLRTTNSVERLNEEVRRRERVIRIFPNRESVIRLIGALLMEQDEKWAAGRKYLDMAEYLKWRENKPNTTAKVTRMM; encoded by the coding sequence ATGGCTCAATATCAGATTACCGTAGATTCACAACTTTTACAGCAACTTTTTTTAGGGAATTCGCAGGATTCAGGTGTCGCTAAGTTGCTTGAATCTGTACTGAACCAAGTCTTACAAGCGCAGGTGACGGAACAAGTGGAGGCAGACCGATATGAACGTTCGGAAGATCGACAGGGATACCGCAATGGCACGTATCCGCATCAACTTCATACACGTGTTGGAACCATCACCCTGAGTGTTCCACGTATTCGTGGCGGTAAATTCACAACGGAGCTGTTTATGCGTTACCAGCGAAGTGAACAAGCACTCATTCTTGCCATGATGGAAATGGTCATCAATGGTGTCTCTACGCGGAAAGTGTCTCAAGTCACAGAAGAACTCTGCGGTACCGAATTCTCCAAATCTACCGTTTCCGATCTATGCAAACGTCTTGATCCGATCGTTACTGCGTGGAATAACCGTCCTCTATCCGACAGTCGGTTCCCCTTTGTTCTGGTGGATGCCTTGTATTTAAAAGTGCGAGAAGACGGGCGAGTCCGATCTCGTGGAGTCATGTTAGGCATTGGCGTGAATACAGACGGCCAACGTGAAGTGTTAGGCCTGATGCTAGGAGATACCGAGTCGGAAGAAAGCTGGACGGAGTTCTTCAGTTGGCTCAAACAACGTGGTCTTCGCGGTGTGGATCTCATCGTCTCTGACGATCATGGCGGGCTCGTCCGTTCCATAAGGCAGCAACTTCAAGGAGTCGCTTGGCAACGCTGTCAGACGCATTTTATGCGCAATGTTTTGGACGCCTCTCCAAAGGCTTTAAAGGAAGAAATTCATGGTCATGTAAGGGCGATTCTAGAGGCTCCTGATCCAGACACCGCTCGTATGCTGCTTAACCAAACCATTAGCGCTTATGGCGACAAAGCACCCAAAGCAATGAGAACATTAGAAGCAGGCTTTGACGATGCTACAGCCGTTCTGAGCTTACCTGAGAAGTACCGTAAACGTCTTCGTACAACGAACAGCGTGGAACGCTTAAACGAGGAGGTGCGACGTCGGGAACGAGTGATTCGCATCTTCCCGAATCGTGAATCTGTCATTCGTTTGATCGGTGCGCTGCTTATGGAACAAGACGAAAAGTGGGCAGCTGGGAGGAAGTATCTCGATATGGCCGAGTATCTCAAATGGCGTGAGAACAAGCCGAATACTACAGCAAAAGTAACCCGTATGATGTAA